In the Silvanigrella aquatica genome, TGGAATTTCCAATGAGAGAGGCATTTTTTACGTCGATAATTTCTACAATTATTTTTTTGTTTCCTTGTGATTTGTTACGTGCTTCAGAGACATATGTGGGTAAAAAGCCAATATTTGAAATGCTTAATTCTATATTTTTAATATTTTTTTCTTGGGTATTTAAAATTTTAGTTTCAATTTTTGGTTGTGGAGCTAAATCAACAAGTAATGATAAAAGTGGAACTTGATTTTGTATGACTTCATGAATTAATTTTTGTGGTGGATTGCAAATTCCAAATTGACTTGGAAATTCTGATATTTCTACTTCTCCCAGTTGCTCATGTTGATAAGATTTCCAAGGATTTCCAAAAATAATACTTTGATTTTGATCGCGGTCATATTCAAAAATTTTACGCCATTCTTTTTTTTCCCAAAAATCATAGCGTTTGATAAAGGGACGTTCAGATCTACCTATGCGCGCAGGAAGATCCCACAATTCACAAACATAACTGTATGCTCCTAAGGCTTGGTAAGAAAATGTTGTTAAGCAACCTTGTAAGGGTTTTCCAGGAATGTAAGTAAATTCAGAGTGACCACTGACCGCAGGATATCCCGTAATTTCTTCAATTTTTTTATCTAACGTCTGATAGACACTGCGATCTAAAATATTCATTGCAGAATCTTCTTGCGACTCTAAAGGCCGAATAAAGACACCACCAAAAGTATGATAATTAAGCCAAAAATAAATTTGTGGAATTTTAGAAGCAAACTCAGCTATAGCTTTACTTTCCACTTCCGAAAGCGACATTCTTCCGCTCATATTTTCCGGTTGATTGGGAGACCATTCCGCTGGAAAATTTCTGTTTAAATCGACTTCATTATCACCTAGAGTTCTTGCGGAAGGAATATTCATGCCATCGTAATTTTCGATGACACCTTCATGATAAATATCGTAAAAAGGTTCACAATCACCAAGTTCTCTATGCCGCATTAACTGAGGATAAAGCTCATCACAAACCCAAATTCCTGAAGTGCTTTTTTTGCGCATGTATCCAATTCTTTTTTTATTTTTAAAAAGATCGAGAGGTATGTTACGTTCTTCCTTATCAATAAGGCATTCTCGTTTCCAATAACTTCCCAGCTCTTTTCTTTTTCGAGAGTCGCGTGCGTTGCTGCGATTTCTTCTACCATCTGTAAAATATTGTTCAGTACCATCGGGACAAATTCGTGGTACAAAAACATAATTAACAGTATTATATTTTGTTTCGTTATTTGTTAATTTATGAATTAAATTTTCCATGTGAGCTAAAACAGTATTGGTGCCAATAAATTCTAAGGAATGCATATTGGCATCGAACCAAAGAGTGGGTTGCTCAATACTTTTGCCTTTGGGATAAACACGAATGGCGATGAGAGAGCGTCCTTCTGGTGTCTTTGCAATTTCAATTTTTTCAAAATCAATTTTTTTAGGAAATTGAGTGCAAAGGGCATCTATGTCAGCCATCATATCTTGATAATTTAAATATTTATTTGGAAATAAATAATGCGGCATAGATGCTCCTTTCGGGAGTTTTAATTAATCCTGTATGTCAAAATTATGATAGACGTTTTGAACATCATCATTTTCTTCAAGTTTATCCACAAGATCAAGAGCTATTTTCGCATTTTCTCCTGATAGGCTAACTAGATTCTCGGGAATGAGTTCAAGACCCGCTTTTTCGAAAGGAATTTCTGATTTTAATAATGCTTCGCGAACTTCTGCAAAATGAGCAACTTCTGTGTAAACAGTTATAAAATTATCTTCTGTAGTGATATCTTCGGCACCTGCTTCTAAACCGATTTCCATCACTTTGTCTTCTGATGCTTTTTGAGAATCTATGACAAAGACACCGCGTTTTTTAAACATCCAGCCCACGGCTCCCATTTCACCCATATTGCCACCGTGCTTTTGAAATATACGGCGCAATTCGGGATGAGTTCTGTTTCTGTTGTCTGTTAAAACCTCAATCATAATCGCAGAGCCACTGGGACCATAACCTTCATATGTCACTTCTTCAAAGTGCAAACCGGTCATTTCACCAGCACCTTTTTTAATAGCTCTTTCGATATTGTCTTTTGGCATACTGTTATCTTTTGCTTTTGCAACAGCGGCACGTAAAGCGGAATTGGAATTCAAGTCGCTTCCTGCGCGCGCAGTTACCATGATTTCGCGCGCCAACTTTGTAAAAAGGCGGGCTTTTGCTGCAGCGCTGGAAGCCATTCGTCCGGCAATGGTATTATGACGACCCATAATAAATATTCCTTTTAACTTAAATTTTATTTAAAAATCATGCTTTTATATAACCATACATCAGCACGAGATCTGGCTTTACGTGATTTACCACTTTGATTTGTGAATGAAAAGAGTGAATCATCTCGGTAATGTTAACGAAACAATCAATCAATTGAAAATGTTTCTTTCATATTTTCTTTTACCCTAGCTTTCTTTTCTTAATAAATTATAAAATTTGGGGCTTTACAAAAATTCTGATACTGTTGCTTGCATATTTTAGAGGGTCTGAACGAATCAAGAATGAGGTGAATGAATGGATAACTACGATAGTCAAAATTCCAGTACTAAAAAAAATTCTTCTAATAGAGAAAAAGTTGCTGTCATTGGTGCTGTGAGAACCCCATTTGTAAAATCTTTTGGCGTTTTTGAAAATGAAACAGCCCTGTCATTAAGTTTAAGAGTTGCCACGGAACTCATTGCACGCACGGGAGTTCAAGCATCTGAAATTGACGAGTGCATTTGGGGTGTAGTGATACCTCAAACTAAAAATGCAAATTTAGCTCGAGAAATTGTTTTATTTTCAGGATTGCCTACAACAATTGCGGGTTTTACATTAAATAAAGCATGTAATTCCTCATTGCAAACAGCGGAAATTGCAGCCGATCGTATTTTATTAGGAAAAAATAATCTTGTTTTAGCTGGTGGGGTTGAAGTTTTATCCGATGTTCCTATTCCTTTTTCCGATGAAGCACGTCGTTTTTTAACTAAAATGTCTCGCGCGAGATCATTTAAAGAAAGACTTTCCTTAATTGGAAGCGTAAATCCAAAATGGTTTTTACCAAAACCTCCAGCCTTAGCAGAACCTTTTACCGGTTTGACTATGGGTGAGCATGCCGAAATTATGACTGTAAAAAATAATGTTTCTCGTTCTAGACAAGATGAACTTGCTTATAAAAGCCATATCAATGCAGCAAAAGCATCGGAATCAGGTTATTTTAGTGATGAAATTATTCCTGTTTGGGCTGGAAAAGATAAAAATAATTTTATTGACAAAGATAATATGGTTCGACCTGACACAACAATGGAATCTATGGCGAAATTAAAACCTGTTTTTGATAAACGTAACGGAACAATAACCGCAGCAAATTCCAGTCCTCTTACAGATGGTGCGGCGGCAACTCTTTTAGCGAGTGAAAGTTACGTTAAAGAAAAAAATATTCCCATATTAGGTTATATTTTAGATTTTATTACAGTAGGTGTTGATCCTAATGATCAATTATTAATTGGACCTGCTTACGCTATTCCTAAAATTCTTAAAAGAAATAACTTAACAAAAGATGATATCGATGTTTTTGAAATACACGAAGCCTTTGCAGGACAAGTGTTAAGTTGTCTTGACTGTATGAATAATGAAAAATTTTGTAAAGAGAAATTAGGAATGCCTCTTTTTGGAAGCATTCCACCTGAAAAAATAAATATTCAAGGCGGAGCCATCGCTATTGGTCACCCTTTTGGTGCTACAGGGGCTCGTTTAATTGGGAATGCCTTGCGCATAACGAAACGGAAAAAAGGAAGATATGCCCTTGTTGCTGTGTGTGCCGCCGGTGGTATGGGTATGGCCGCATTGCTGGAAGCAAAGTAACAAATGAAAAAGGAATAAATTAAATGACATTGAATTTAAAATCAAAATCTAATGTATTTCATTTTTCTATGCAAGATGGAATTTGCATAATTGATATGAATGATGAAAGTAAAGCAGTAAATAGTTTCACAGTCTCTATGCTAGAAGATATGGATGAAAACTTACCTAAAATTCTTGCTTATGAAAAATTAGAAGGAATTATTATTACTTCTTCCAAAAAAAATTGTTTTGCTGCAGGTGCTGATATTTCTATTTTTAGTACTTTTACCAGCAAAGAAGCAGGTGAAGAAGGTAGTAAAGAATTGCATCGCATTGTCGGTTACTTTGCCAATGCCCCTGTCCCCACCATTGCCGCCATTCACGGAACATGTTTAGGAGGTGGTCTTGAACTCTCCATCGCATGTCACTACCGCATTTGCAGTTCACACCCTTCTACGCAATTAGGTTTGCCCGAAGTACAATTGGGAATATTGCCAGGAGGTGGTGGCACGCAACGATTGCCGCGTCTCATTGGTATTGCGCCTGCATTGGATCTTATTTTAACCGGAAAAAAAGTGGATGGAAAAAAAGCTTTAAAACTCGGGTTGGTTGATGATGTTGTCCCTGAAAATCAATTGTTAACTAAAGCCATTGCATTTTGTAAGCAGGTTAAAGGGAAAAAGAGGATGTTACCTTCTTCATTGGGAATTGTTTCCTCAATGCAAGGACATTTTGATATGCAAAAAATAGCACTCGAAGGAAACCCATTAGGTCGTTACCTTATATCAAAGCAGAGCCGCGGTATGGTCATGAAAAGTACCAAAGGCCGTTATCCTGCACCCTTAAAAGCATTGCAAAGTGTGATGAATGGCGTGGAGATGTCTTTAGAAAAAGGATTAGAACTAGAAGCAAAATTATTTGGTGAGCTTGTTGTCACCGAAGAAAGCCGATCTCTCGTTCATATATTTAACATTATGACTGCCGCGAAGAAAAATCCTTATCCTAAAAATGTTCAAGAAAATGCACAAAATAAATATGTTAATTTTCTTGAAATGGGAGATTCCTCTGTCGGTGTATTAGGTGCAGGTCTTATGGGAAGTGGTATTGCCACGGTTCTTGCCGAAAAAAATATTCGCAGTGTGATGATAGATAAAGAATCAATGGGGTTACAAAGAGGATTAAAATCTGTTTCTAGTTACTTTGAGGATCGCTTTAAGAAAAAAAGAATCAAATGGTTTGAAAGAGATTCAAAAATATATCGTGTTTCTCCTGCCATGGATTTTTCAGCATTAAAAACATCATCTTTAATTATTGAAGCCGTATTTGAAGATCTCAAAATAAAACATGATGTGTTAAAAAAATGCGAGAGTATGATTCCCCATTCTGATTTTATTTTTGCGACAAATACGAGTAGTTTACCTATTTCTAAAATTGCGGAGCCCGCTAAAAAACCTGAAAATGTTGTTGGAATGCACTTTTTTTCTCCTGTTCCGAAAATGCCCTTAGTAGAAATTATTACGACAGAAAAAACATCTCCTGAAGCGGTATCAGCAGTGTTTGATTTAGCAACAATTATGGGAAAACAAATTATTGTTGTGAATGATGGTCCTGGTTTTTACACGACCCGAATTCTCGCATTTCAAATTGCGGAAGCCTTAAATATTTTGGCGGAAGGTGCTTATATTGAACATGTAGATTCGGCAATGGAAAAATTTGGCATGCCCGTGGGTCCTATTACTTTATTAGATGAAGTAGGCATTGATGTAGGTGAGCATATTATTAAAGTATTAAATAGCGCATTTGCCGATAGACTTAAAGTACCAAAAGAAATAGATAGCATTTCTCATGAAGGACGTAAGGGTAGAAAAAATAATAAAGGGTTCTATATTTATTCAAATGGTAAGAAAGATAAACCCGATTCTTCCATTTATAAAAACTTTTCTCAAGAACGAAAAAATTTCGATCTCAAAGAAATTGCCGATCGCTGTATGTATGTTTTCTTAAATGAAGCAGCGCGCTGTCTCGATGAAAAAATAATTAAATCAGAAGATGATGGTGATTTAGGAGCTATATTTGGTTTAGGTTTTCCTCCCTTTTTAGGTGGGCCTTTTCATTATGCAAAAGTCTTAGGGAAGAAAAATGTGAAAGAAAAATTAACTCAATTAAGTGCAAAACATGGTAAAAGGTTTGAACCTGCTGCTTATTGGGATAGATAATCGAAATAGAAAAAAATTAATTCGTCTAAGATTTTCTTCTTCTTTTTGCTATATATTCAGGTGGTTCCGCTGTTTTGGGATCGTCAGGCCAGGAGTGACGTGGGTATTTTCGAGATAATTCTTTTTTGACTTCCAAGTAGCCACGTTCCCAAAAGCCTGCCAAATCCGTTGTGACCTGTACTGATTGCATGTTAGGTGCGAGCAGATGCACTACGAGCGGAATTGTTCCTTTACAAATTTTTGGGGTTTGAACTGTGCCAAAAAAATCTTGTAACCTTGATGCAACCCAGGGCGGTTTTTCTTCTTCATAATTTACTTTAACTTTTCTACCTTTTCCTATTGTAATTGAACTCGGAAATAAATCGGATAATGTTTTTTTATCTTCATAATTTAAAAGCTCTTCAATGTAATCATCTAATTCTTTTTCTAATATTTCATCAAAGCTTTTTTTTCCTTCACAAATATGACAAAGAAGCAATTCAAAATCTTCACCTGTAAAATTGGGAATATTTAAAATGCATCCTGCTTTTTTAGCAAGTAAAGTTCTAGTTCCTAAATACTGAAGAGCTTTGTCATCGTCAAAAGGCTTTGGCCATGAGGACATCACTTGTTTTATTAAAATATTTTCAAATTGACTATTTTGTTCCCTTATTTGCTGCTCTTCTAATATCACTTTTCCATAAAGTATTTTTTGCAATCCACGGACGCGTTCCTGTTCATTATCCCAAAAATACTCCTCGGCATCTTGAATAAATCCATCGGGGGCAGCAATTAAAAGATCTTTTTCAATGCCATGACAAATTCGAATTTGTGTAGAATGAGATTGAGAAAGAGCTGTAGCTGACTCCTCGGCATCAATGGCTAATAAAAATTCTGAATCTTGTACAACACTAGTGGGAGACAATAGAGCTCCACCTCCTAAGCATAGATTTAATTCCCTGCGACCGGAGATATTTTTTTTGCTTTGATTGCGAATTTGACATACTCTATCAGAATATCCTGATAATAAAATAAGACTTAATGTTTCCTCTGAAAGGGGTTCTAAGCAGATATGGAAAGGTACAGAATGTAAACTGCAAAGTTGTCTTGCTAAAGTTTCGATGCGTTTAAATGCCGCCATATCGATGAGATCTTTTTTGAAATGAGACAATTCTACTTTAGTATGAACCATTTTGAATAATTCTAATTGATATGCAATATCGGAATGCGCAATATCAGGAGCATCTATTCCTCTGCGCATAAACATTCCTTCATTAATAAAGGAAACAATTAAAATACCTTGGGCAAGAGAATTTCTTTTTTTACTTTCAATTAATATGCGGCTTAGTCTGGGATGTAATGGATATTTAGCCATTTCTATTCCGCATTCTGTTATGTTACTATTTTCGTCAAAAGCACCTAAATAGCGTAATAAATTTGAGCAAGATTGCAAAATATTTTGTGGTGGTTTTTCAAACCAAGGAAAAAAATCATTGTTAGTGCTGTTATAATTTTTATGAATAAAATGACTTTTTAAATTTTGTTCCATGATTTTTAATTCAAGCAGAGCTTGTGATAAATCAACCCGTTGAATTTCAGGTTTTTGAAAGGCGGCGCGCATATTAAAATCGAGCTGTGTGTATAGCCTTTTTGCAATTCCTGGTTGGGTTCTGCCCGCGCGTCCTGCTCTTTGAATACAGGACGCCTGACTGATGGGAAGAGTGTCCAATGTGGGGAGACCACTCCAACTGGCATGTCCCGCAATTTTAGCAACTCCCGAATCGATGACACCCGTAACACCATCAATTGTTACCGAAGTTTCTGCTACGTTAGTTGATAAAATTATTTTTCTTTTTTGTGTTTGAGAAAATATTTTTTGTTGCTCTTGAATAGGTAAATCGGCTTTTAATTGAAAAATTTCACAATTATTATTATTTAAATGTTTTAGAGCGTCGGCACATTTTCGTATTTCCTGAATTCCTGGTAGAAAAACTAAAATGTGGCCAGGGCATAATGAATTTTTCATTAAATTTTCAACAGCTTCGGTTATCTGAAAAGGAAGTTGTTTCTTTAATTCGTCATTTTTTGCATATTCAAAAGTAACAGGATAGGCTTTTCCTTCGGATAAAAAAACTTTTGCTTGGGGTAAATAAGTTTGTAAATTTTTTGTTTCTAAGGTCGCAGACATGACAATAAGTTTTAAATCGGGACGAATGGTATTTTGAAGTAACTTCACAAGCATTAAAGCAATATCGGTATGAATATGTCTTTCATGAAATTCATCTATGATAACACAAGAGATTTCTGAAAGTGTGGGGTCGGATAAAACGAGTCGTGAAAAAATCCCTTCGGTAATATATTTTACTTTTGTTTTTCCGCTTTCCAACTTATCGAAACGAACTTGATATCCAATTCTTTCACCACATTTTTCATTTAACTCTTGAGCAACTCTTTCGGCAGAAAGTTTTGTGGCTAATCTTCTTGGTTCTAAAACAAGAATTTTTCCTTCAAATATTTCCATTAATGCTGGTGGAACGCGTGTGGTTTTTCCGGCTCCTGGTGTCGCTTGTAAAATGAGAGATGAAGAACTTTTAAGATTTTCAATAATGCTAGGAATAAGTTCATCAATGGGCAACGGGGGTAAATTATTTTGCATTAATAAAAATCCTAGGAAGGTGATCGTAATCTATAAAAAAGATTTTCCGCATTATGAGTCGTAGTTTTAGCCATTTCATCGTAAGTCGTGTTGCGTAATTTTGCTATAAATTCACAGGTATGATGAATATTTGCGGGTTCATTTGTTTTTCCACGTAAGGGAACAGGAGCTAAGTAAGGACTATCAGTTTCAATTAAAATGCGATCAGAAGGAACAAATTTAGCCACTTCTTGCAAGCTTTGTGAATTTTTAAAAGTAACAATTCCTGAAAAAGAAAGATACAAACCACAATTTAAAAAATCTTTTGCTTCATCTAATGTGCCTGTAAAACAATGAATAACCCCTTTGAGCCCTTTTTCAGCAAATGGTTTTATTCTCGAATAAACAGCTTCATGTGTTTCACGAACATGAACAACCACAGGAAGATTTAACTCTAGAGCCATTTGTAAAAAATATTCAAAGCATTCAATTTGTATATCCATGGGTGACAAAGTGTAGTGAGCATCTAATCCGATTTCACCAACTCCCACAACTCTGGGATTATTTGTCGCAGGAATTCTAATTTTTTCTGCTTCTTTAATGGAAAATGTAGAAGCATCGTGTGGCTGAATCCCTAAAGTAACATAAAGCATGTCAGATATTTTAAGCTGCTCTTGCGCGAGCTCAATGGTTTCAGGATCGTAAGAAATATTAATTATTTTTCCAACTCCTGCTTGCTTTGCTCTTGTTATAATTTCAGGTAAAGAGTTTTTGAGTTTATCGGAAACAAGGTGACAATGTGTATCAATTAAATACATGAATAAAAAATTCCTTTAGCTAAAGGCAGGGATGCCCGTAAGCTGTTGCCCCACAATGAGGAGGTGGATATCATTAGTTCCTTCATAAGTATACACCGATTCTAAATTGCACATGTGCCGCATGCAGCGGTATTCTCCACTAATCCCATTTGCTCCTAAAATATCCCTCGTTGTGCGCGCACAATCTAGAGCAATTTGAACATTATTTTGTTTGCCCATGCTAATTTGTGAAGCATGAATTTTCTTTTCGTGTTTGAGTTTAGCAAGCTGCATGGCAATTAATCCTCCTTTGGCAATTTCTGTTGCCATAATTGCTAATTTTCTTTGAATAAGTTGAAAGGAGGCAAGGGGCTTGTCAAACATAATACGTTCTTTACTATAAGAAATAGCTTCTTCAAGGCAATCTTCAGCAGCACCTAATACTCCAAAAACAATTCCAAAACGTGCTTGATTTAAGCACATAAGTGGACTTTTAATTCCTTCAGATTTTTCGAGTAAGTTTTCGGCAGGAATTTTGCAATTATCAAAAAATAAGGAGCCCGTTATGGAAGCACGTAGACTTAATTTATAATGTATTTTAGGTGCGGTAAAACCAGGAGTTTCTTTTTCTACTAAAAATCCTCGAATTCCTTCGTTAGTTTGAGCCCAAACAACGGCGACGTCGGCAATGGGCGCATTGGTAATCCATGTTTTTGAACCATTTAAAACCCAATTTTTACCCTCTTTTTTAGCAAATGTTTTCATGCCTGCCGGATTTGAGCCAAAATCGGGTTCCGTGAGCCCAAAACATCCGACAAAATCACCGGCGGCCATTTTTGGAAGAAAATATTTTTTTTGTTCTTCGGAGCCAAAAGTATGAATGGCATACATCGCAAGACTGCTTTGAACGCTGGCGACACTTCTTAATCCACTGTCCCCTCGCTCTAATTCTTTCATTATGAGTCCATACGAAACTTCATCAAGACCGGCACAACCATAGCCTGCTAAATTGCATCCGAGGAGTCCCAGTGCCCCCATTTCTTTTATGACTTCCTGAGGAAATACGGCGCGTTCATAATTTTCCATTATGTTAGGTTTGAATTTTTCTGTTACAAACTTTCGAACTGTCTGTTGAATAAGTTTTTGGGATTCATCAATATTATCGAAGGCGCATAAATAATCTGTGGCAAGTATATTCATGGTCAAAATCCTTTATTTCTTATTTTTTTAAATTTTCATAAGCCGTCATGACATCATCTTCGTTAAACAATTTTATAGATGTTCTTCCTAAATTTTTTGACAGTGAAAGTAAATAGGTCACACCCGAGTCAATACCGTGAGGAAAGACGGCATCTTCTTCTAAGCAATAAGCTAAAATAGCCCAAAGCGTATGAATTTCATTTTTAGGATAATTTTTATGAACTCGAATTTCCTCTCGTAATTTAGAGCCATGATGTTTTAAAAAAGAATCAACATATTTTGATGTTTTTACCATAACAGATCGAGAAATACGCAGAATACGAAAGGATAAAGATGAAAATAATAATTGTAAACATTCAGAGAGGTCTCTTCCATTTAAATTGGAGGAATCCACATCAAAACGATGAGCAGAGCAAACTTCTATGAGATCAAAAATTTGTCCAATGACGCGCACCCAGTTGAGCATGAGTGATTGCGCCACAAACTTTGCGCCCACATATTTCACATGTGTTTTTCCTACGACCGTTTTGACGTATGTGGAAGAACAATGAAGAAGATGATGGGGACACATAATTGCCCAAGTTTGTAATTGCGGATTAATCGCCTGGTTAGAGAAGTAAAGATTAAATTCAGCTTCAAAATCCGAGGTTGATCGCAATCCACGTACCAAATGCGTGATGTTATTTTCTTTTGCATAGTCGGCCACGAGGCCTTCTTGGGAAGTGACAATCACCTTTTCACCCACACGAAAAGGAGGATCCAGTGACCACCAATCAATGAAAGGATCGATAGAATGTGCAATCACACGAGCTCTGACCTCTGGTTTTAATAAACTTTGTTTTGCAGGATTGATTGCAGAAACAACATGAACGCATTCAAAAACCTCTAATGCGGAATCGAGAACAAATTGGTGGCCAAAGGTCCAAGGATCAAATGAGCCAGCGTATACAGAAGATTGCATAATTATTCCTTAACCATTTTTACCCAAAAAATTTATTTTATGGGACTGCCAAAGATGTGGCGAGTTACGACCACGAATGAAATTTACCTTAGGGGCTATAATTTGAGCAAGGAGTCAAAATAAAATAGTATAAAAGAGGCTTCAATTAAATTATGAAACAAATGGGTTAGCAATATGAAAAAAATTTTGTTTTTTGAAAATAGTCCCTTATTGCAAAAAGCAATTCAATTGATTTTAAGTAATAATCATATATATGAAATTACTATTGTAGATTCTTTAACAAAATTTGAAAAAGAAAATCACATTAGGGTTTTTGATCTTATCATTTCACATATTGATTTAATAAAAATGCATACAAAAAATAAAAATTTTGATTTTCAAAAATTTTTATTAATGTATGAAAAATTTGATTCTATAAAAGAATTTAAAGATATGAATTTTATTCATTTTATAGAAAAACCATTTACATCCGAAGAACTTAAAAAGAAAATTGATTTTATTCTTGGTGTCCATGAGAAAGACATAAAAATATCAAACAATAAAGTAACAGATGATAAATTAAATCAACATGCTAAAGATGCTGTGGAAAAATGGTTACGAGAAGAAGCGCCTAAATTTGCTAAAGAAGTCATTAGAGATGAAATATTAAAATTAATTAGTTAAAGTAAATAAAAATTTATCGTCAAAAAATCTATTTATTACAATTTGATTAAATTCTTATTAAAAAGATAAAATATTTATATTTAGAATCATTTCATTGGGAAGATGTTAAATGAGCAAAAGCAGCCTCTCCTCAAAACTTTATTCTTCAATAGTTGTGTTACTTTTATTAATTTTAGGAACTGCCATTTATACTATTC is a window encoding:
- a CDS encoding M14 family metallopeptidase — translated: MPHYLFPNKYLNYQDMMADIDALCTQFPKKIDFEKIEIAKTPEGRSLIAIRVYPKGKSIEQPTLWFDANMHSLEFIGTNTVLAHMENLIHKLTNNETKYNTVNYVFVPRICPDGTEQYFTDGRRNRSNARDSRKRKELGSYWKRECLIDKEERNIPLDLFKNKKRIGYMRKKSTSGIWVCDELYPQLMRHRELGDCEPFYDIYHEGVIENYDGMNIPSARTLGDNEVDLNRNFPAEWSPNQPENMSGRMSLSEVESKAIAEFASKIPQIYFWLNYHTFGGVFIRPLESQEDSAMNILDRSVYQTLDKKIEEITGYPAVSGHSEFTYIPGKPLQGCLTTFSYQALGAYSYVCELWDLPARIGRSERPFIKRYDFWEKKEWRKIFEYDRDQNQSIIFGNPWKSYQHEQLGEVEISEFPSQFGICNPPQKLIHEVIQNQVPLLSLLVDLAPQPKIETKILNTQEKNIKNIELSISNIGFLPTYVSEARNKSQGNKKIIVEIIDVKNASLIGNSIYLLEPLAGYCAIVNGWINSPDLGSNSCSSKTLRIPFAVHKENDQFAVVFKVSFSHLGDYFATFGEI
- a CDS encoding YebC/PmpR family DNA-binding transcriptional regulator produces the protein MGRHNTIAGRMASSAAAKARLFTKLAREIMVTARAGSDLNSNSALRAAVAKAKDNSMPKDNIERAIKKGAGEMTGLHFEEVTYEGYGPSGSAIMIEVLTDNRNRTHPELRRIFQKHGGNMGEMGAVGWMFKKRGVFVIDSQKASEDKVMEIGLEAGAEDITTEDNFITVYTEVAHFAEVREALLKSEIPFEKAGLELIPENLVSLSGENAKIALDLVDKLEENDDVQNVYHNFDIQD
- a CDS encoding thiolase family protein — its product is MDNYDSQNSSTKKNSSNREKVAVIGAVRTPFVKSFGVFENETALSLSLRVATELIARTGVQASEIDECIWGVVIPQTKNANLAREIVLFSGLPTTIAGFTLNKACNSSLQTAEIAADRILLGKNNLVLAGGVEVLSDVPIPFSDEARRFLTKMSRARSFKERLSLIGSVNPKWFLPKPPALAEPFTGLTMGEHAEIMTVKNNVSRSRQDELAYKSHINAAKASESGYFSDEIIPVWAGKDKNNFIDKDNMVRPDTTMESMAKLKPVFDKRNGTITAANSSPLTDGAAATLLASESYVKEKNIPILGYILDFITVGVDPNDQLLIGPAYAIPKILKRNNLTKDDIDVFEIHEAFAGQVLSCLDCMNNEKFCKEKLGMPLFGSIPPEKINIQGGAIAIGHPFGATGARLIGNALRITKRKKGRYALVAVCAAGGMGMAALLEAK
- a CDS encoding 3-hydroxyacyl-CoA dehydrogenase NAD-binding domain-containing protein, with translation MTLNLKSKSNVFHFSMQDGICIIDMNDESKAVNSFTVSMLEDMDENLPKILAYEKLEGIIITSSKKNCFAAGADISIFSTFTSKEAGEEGSKELHRIVGYFANAPVPTIAAIHGTCLGGGLELSIACHYRICSSHPSTQLGLPEVQLGILPGGGGTQRLPRLIGIAPALDLILTGKKVDGKKALKLGLVDDVVPENQLLTKAIAFCKQVKGKKRMLPSSLGIVSSMQGHFDMQKIALEGNPLGRYLISKQSRGMVMKSTKGRYPAPLKALQSVMNGVEMSLEKGLELEAKLFGELVVTEESRSLVHIFNIMTAAKKNPYPKNVQENAQNKYVNFLEMGDSSVGVLGAGLMGSGIATVLAEKNIRSVMIDKESMGLQRGLKSVSSYFEDRFKKKRIKWFERDSKIYRVSPAMDFSALKTSSLIIEAVFEDLKIKHDVLKKCESMIPHSDFIFATNTSSLPISKIAEPAKKPENVVGMHFFSPVPKMPLVEIITTEKTSPEAVSAVFDLATIMGKQIIVVNDGPGFYTTRILAFQIAEALNILAEGAYIEHVDSAMEKFGMPVGPITLLDEVGIDVGEHIIKVLNSAFADRLKVPKEIDSISHEGRKGRKNNKGFYIYSNGKKDKPDSSIYKNFSQERKNFDLKEIADRCMYVFLNEAARCLDEKIIKSEDDGDLGAIFGLGFPPFLGGPFHYAKVLGKKNVKEKLTQLSAKHGKRFEPAAYWDR
- the hrpB gene encoding ATP-dependent helicase HrpB — encoded protein: MQNNLPPLPIDELIPSIIENLKSSSSLILQATPGAGKTTRVPPALMEIFEGKILVLEPRRLATKLSAERVAQELNEKCGERIGYQVRFDKLESGKTKVKYITEGIFSRLVLSDPTLSEISCVIIDEFHERHIHTDIALMLVKLLQNTIRPDLKLIVMSATLETKNLQTYLPQAKVFLSEGKAYPVTFEYAKNDELKKQLPFQITEAVENLMKNSLCPGHILVFLPGIQEIRKCADALKHLNNNNCEIFQLKADLPIQEQQKIFSQTQKRKIILSTNVAETSVTIDGVTGVIDSGVAKIAGHASWSGLPTLDTLPISQASCIQRAGRAGRTQPGIAKRLYTQLDFNMRAAFQKPEIQRVDLSQALLELKIMEQNLKSHFIHKNYNSTNNDFFPWFEKPPQNILQSCSNLLRYLGAFDENSNITECGIEMAKYPLHPRLSRILIESKKRNSLAQGILIVSFINEGMFMRRGIDAPDIAHSDIAYQLELFKMVHTKVELSHFKKDLIDMAAFKRIETLARQLCSLHSVPFHICLEPLSEETLSLILLSGYSDRVCQIRNQSKKNISGRRELNLCLGGGALLSPTSVVQDSEFLLAIDAEESATALSQSHSTQIRICHGIEKDLLIAAPDGFIQDAEEYFWDNEQERVRGLQKILYGKVILEEQQIREQNSQFENILIKQVMSSWPKPFDDDKALQYLGTRTLLAKKAGCILNIPNFTGEDFELLLCHICEGKKSFDEILEKELDDYIEELLNYEDKKTLSDLFPSSITIGKGRKVKVNYEEEKPPWVASRLQDFFGTVQTPKICKGTIPLVVHLLAPNMQSVQVTTDLAGFWERGYLEVKKELSRKYPRHSWPDDPKTAEPPEYIAKRRRKS
- a CDS encoding TatD family hydrolase, yielding MYLIDTHCHLVSDKLKNSLPEIITRAKQAGVGKIINISYDPETIELAQEQLKISDMLYVTLGIQPHDASTFSIKEAEKIRIPATNNPRVVGVGEIGLDAHYTLSPMDIQIECFEYFLQMALELNLPVVVHVRETHEAVYSRIKPFAEKGLKGVIHCFTGTLDEAKDFLNCGLYLSFSGIVTFKNSQSLQEVAKFVPSDRILIETDSPYLAPVPLRGKTNEPANIHHTCEFIAKLRNTTYDEMAKTTTHNAENLFYRLRSPS